The Ralstonia pickettii DTP0602 genome segment GCTCTACCTGGATGCGTCGCCGTGCATCCTGGCCGGATCGTGCCACTACCTCGAGGCCGAGGGCTTCCAGCTTTGCCGCAGTTGCGGCGTTGCCGGAGGCGGCGATGAACATCTTCTCGACCTTGGCCAGCACGTCGGGCTGGGTGCCCGCGGGTACAAACACACCGTACCAGCTGGTGGCATAGTCATACTGGTTGAACCCCTGTTCCTTCATGGTCGGCACGTCCGGCAGAGCCTTGGCGCGCCGCGTGCCGCTCACGCCGAGAAACTGCAGCTTGCCGCCCTTGTAGAGCGGCATCATGCTGGCGACCGCGTCCCAGCCGATCGACACGTTGCCGCTGATCACATCCACCAGCATCGGCGCCGCACCACGGTAAGCAGCCGGCGTGATCGAAATGCCTGCGGACTTGCCCAGCGCCACCGTGCCAAGGTGGCCCGCACTGCCAATCGTCGCCAGGCCCAGGCTGGCTCCACCGGGGTTGCGCTTCGCCCAGTCGACGTACTCCTTCATGTTGCGGTAGGGCTGCTGCGGGCCTGCTGCGACGGCGGTTGGAACGTCAGTCAGCACCGCGGCAGGTATCAGATCCTTGTCGGCATCGTAGCCCAGCTTCTTGTAGGTCAGCGGGAAGATCGTGAACAGTGGCGACGGGCCGATGAATACCGTCCTGCCGTCCGGCTTTGCCCGCTTCACATAGTCAAGCGCCAGCCGCGCCGACGCGCCAGGCCGGTTTTCTACGACCACGGTGCCGTGGCCATCCTGGCGCAGTTGCTCGGCGTATAGCCGGGCCAGGCTGTCGGCAGCGCCGCCTGGCGCGTAGCCGACGATGATGTGCATCGGCTCGGCATCGGCTGCCCGGGCAGGGGTGGACATGGCGACGGCGGCTGCGGCAATCGTGGTCACGGCAAGCAGGCCTCGCGCAAGGCGGAGAGTGGGGATCATGTCAGCGAAAGCAGGAATGAGAGGAGAAAAAAAGCGCGTACTCAGGGCAAGGCTGGCCATTGCGCGCGGAAATCATGCACGGACTCGAATAGCGCCGCTGCGCGCAGCAATGCCGCGTCCTGGCGGAACTGTCCTACCAGTTGCAGGCCGATGGGCAGGCCGTCCTGGCCAAAACCGCACGGCAGGCTGATGGCCGGGTGTCCGGTCATGTTGAATGGCATGGTCCATGGAAACCAATGGGCCCGCACATCTTCATAGGACTGTCCGTCGATCTCGATCCGGCCGAACAGGTCCTGGTCCAGCGGCAGTGCTGTGCGCGTCAGCGTCGGCATGGCGAGCAGGTCGGCACGCGCCAACAGCGCCTGCACCCGCAGGAATAGCTGTGAGCGCTCGAACATGGCCTGCTGGTACTCCACGCCGCTAATATGGGCGGCGGATTCCACCTGTCTCACGAAGGTGGGGCTCAGCAGATCGGCATGCTTCTCGACGATGGGTGCGAAGCGGGTGCGCCAGACCGTATGGTTGATGGCGCGCCAGATCGGCTCCACGTCGAAACCCTCGCCGGAGAATGGCTCCAGCTGCGCCCCCAAGGCGCGCAAGCGTTCCAGGCTGGCCTCGAATGCCGTCGCCACATCCGCCGATACCGGCCGCCCTGGTGGTGCCAGGCAATACAGAACGCGCCGCCCGCGCAAATCGCCCTGCGGCTGCGCAGCGGCGATGTAGTCCGGCACTGGCACGCCGATCGACCACGGATCGCAAGCATGCTCGCCTGCCATTGCCTGCATCATCAAGCCGGTATCGGCCACTGTCCGCGTGGTCGGCGTGACATAGGTCTGGTTGCCGAAGAGATCTTGCGCCTGGCTATGCGGGATCACGCCCTGGCTTTGCTTGATGCCCACCACCCCGTTGCACGCGGCCGGTATGCGAGTCGAGCCGCCGCCGTCCGTCGCCACGGCTAGCGGCGCGATGCCGCTGGCCACCGCCACCGCCGCGCCCCCACTCGACCCGCCACTGGTTCGGTCCGGATGCCATGCATTGCGAGTGCGGCCGAATAGCGGAGAATCCGTCAGGCATTTCGACCCGAACTCCGGCGTGGTGGTCTTGCCGATCAGGATTGCGCCCTGGGCTAACAGGCGCGCGACCGACACGGCATCTTCTGCCGGCACGTTCTCGCGCATAGGCTGTGCGCCGAAGCTTGTCCGTATGCCGCGTGTATTGACGATGTCCTTGACGGTGAATGGGATACCGTGCAGCAGGCCCAATGATCGTCCCGCCATGACATCCTGCTCAGCCGTGCGAGCTGCCGCCATGGCCTCGTCGGTGCACAGCGTGATAAAGCAGTTCAATGTCGGCTGCAAGCGTTCTGCGCGAGCCAGCACCGCTTCAGTCAGCGCCACCGGCGAGACTTCCTTGCGGCGGATGCGAAGCTGCAATTCTGCAGCGGAAAGAAAACAAAGCGCTTCGCTCATGAGGCGCGTCTCCTTGCGCGCGGTCCGGTACATGGCCGGCCATTGTGAGGTAATTTCAGATATTAACGCGGCGGGCGAAGGGGCGGGGAGAATTAGCCGCACGGCCTTCGCCGGGGCGCATACGGGGGGCGCTGCCGGACGACAGCAGGGGAGTCCCACTAGAGGGTTGTCCTCCCCATGGCACATAATGTGCATACCATGCGGCCAAAAGACAAACGAGCGGAACACCCGCCGCCACAAGGGGAGACAATGAGCAGTACAACCGACAAGTTCTCGGCCACCATGCGCGATGGCCTGGCCGATCTCGCCCGCCGCCTGCGCTTTGCAATGGAGGAAGGCGCGATCTGGCTGGACGAGCAGCGCATGATCCTGATCCACACCGCCACCCTCGGCGCGCTGCGCAAGGAGCTGGTGGACACCATGGGCATGGAGCGTGCTCGCGGCCTGTTCATGCGCATGGGCTTCCATTCCGGCATGCGCGATGCCGAGATCGCCAGGAAGCTGCGCGGCGGCCACAGCGATTTCGGCCAGTTGGAGATCGGGCCTTGCCTGCACACCATCGAAGGGGTGGTACGGGTCACGCCGGTCAAGGTCGACATCGATATCGCCCGCGGCATCTACGATGGCGAATTCCTGTGGGAAGACTCGTTCGAGGGCGACGTCCACCGCCAGCTGTTCGGCATCGTCGACGAACCGGCCTGCTGGATGCAGATCGGCTATGCCACCGGCTATACCTCGGCGCTGATGGGCCGCACCATCCTCTATCGCGAGGTCGAGTGCATTGCCTGCGGGCACGCCCACTGCCGCATCGTCGGCAAGCCGGTGGAGGCGTGGGAAGACGGCCAGCAGGTCCTGGCGCAATACCAGCCCGATCCGGTGATCGAGACCATCCTGGCATTGCAGAGCGAAGTCGAGCACCTGCGCGCACTGCAGGGCAGCCCCGCCACGCCGGCCGACCTGGTCGGCAACTCGCCCGGCTTCCGCGCCGCGTGGGGGCTGCTGCAACGCGCCGCGGCCAGCAACGTGACCGTGCTGCTGCTGGGCGAGACCGGCGTGGGCAAGGAGCGCTTCGCGCAGGCGCTGCACAGCGTCAGCGGGCGCGCCGACAAGCCCTTTGTCGCGGTCAACTGTGCCGCGATCCCGGACGAGCTGATCGAGTCCGAACTGTTCGGCGTGGAGAAGGGCGCCTTCACCGGCGCGAACCAGTCGCGCCCCGGCCGCTTCGAGCGCGCCCACGGCGGCACCCTGTTCCTGGACGAACTGGGCGAGCTCTCGGCCTCGGCGCAGTCCAAGCTGCTGCGCGTGCTGCAGGAAGGCGAGGTCGAGCGCGTGGGCGGCACCGGCTCGCGCAAGGTCGATGTGCGGCTGGTGGCTGCCACCAACGTCGACTTGGCCGAAGCCGTCAAGGCCGGCACCTTCCGCAAGGACCTTTACTACCGGCTCAACGTCTACCCCGTCACCATCCCGCCGCTGCGCGAGCGGCTCGACGATATCCGCGCGCTGGCCGAGCGCTTCGTGGCCCGCTACAGCGCGCGCCACGGCAAGCGCATCGTCGGCATCACCGACCGCGCGCTGGCCGAGCTGCGCCACTATGACTGGCCCGGCAACGTGCGCGAACTGGAGAACGTGATCGAGCGCGGCGTGATCCTGGCCAGCCAGGGCGGGCAGATTTGCGCCGAGCACCTGTTCCTGCCCGGCACCGCGACACCGCCGGTGGACACCGCGCCGCGGCTCGGCGCCGGCGGCACGCTGCCTGAGCTGCGCGAGGCGGCGGTGCATGCCTTGCTCGACCAGATGTCCGAGCAGCAGCTGGCCCTGGGCGATGTGGAGACCGTGCTGATGGAGGCGGCGATGCAGCGTGCCAACGGGAACATGAGCCAGGCGGCGCGGCTGCTGGGGATCACGCGGCCGCAGCTGGCGTACCGGTGGAAGATGCGCGGTACGCGGGGCGGAAACGGCCACGGCAACTGAGGCCGCTGAGCAGCGTCGCTCATAGTTGGTTTGCGCCCTCTCACCGCTTGCGGGAGAGGGCGCTTGCATCTGACTGTTCGCGTTCCGTCGCGCTTCCCGGCCGCCATGATGGCCTGTTCCCCTGGCTTCACCATTTGATGCACTGCTAATCACCCAGGCATCCACGCGCCGCAGCGCAATGCTGCAACGCGCCAGCCAGTTTCCCTTGCCAGATCAAGCCCCTGCATCCTCGCCGGCACGCCTTGCTGTTGCGTCGCGGGACACTCGCGCAGCGCCGCCCCGGCTACCCGCAAACGCCCGCCCGGCGCGGCTTTTGATCATTTGATCAAGCCCCGCGCGCAGCTTCATCAAATCATCGACGCCGCCGGCCCGCCGCCTTCCGGGTTAACGCCGACACCGAGCCCCGCCGCTTCCCCGCAACCCTTGTCCCATCGCGCTTTGCGCCCGCTGGCACGCTCTTCGCAATAAGGGCTGCAACCAGCCAGGCAAAGGAGCGCGCCATGAACACCCCGTCGTCGGTACCCCTGTTCGAAGCCACGCCCCGCTACGTGCGGGTGGAGGGCCGCACGCCCGAGGGGTTCGTGCAGTTCGCCTTCAGCGTGGCCGACCCCGAGCTCAACGTCGAACTGATCATGCCCCAGCCGATGTTTGAAGCCTTCTGCTGCGTCAACCGCGTGCGCTTCCTGCCGCCGCTGGCAGACGCGTCCCAGGAATCCGGGGACTGAGCCCGCCCAACGCAAGCCGCCGCATCAAAAGCCACCGCATCACAAGAGAAGGACACAGGAGACCAAGCGATGCAAGTCGATATCAAGACCCAGCAGATCCAGCCGCTGCGCCAGACCTACGGCCACGTTGCGCGCCGTTTCGGCGACAAGCCGGCGTCGCGCTACCAGGAGGCGACCTATGACGTGCAGTCGGAGGTGAATTTCCACTACCGCCCGACCTGGGACCCCGGCTTCGAGCTGTACGACAAGCGCCGCACCGCGGTCGTCATGCAGGATTGGTACGCGCTGAAGGACCCGCGCCAGTACTACTACGGCGCTTACGTGACCACGCGCGGGCGCCAGCAGGATGCCGCCGAGAAGAACTTTGCCTTTGTCGAGAAGCGCGGCCTGCTGCAGGCGCTGCCGGCTGAATGGCAGGAGCGCCTGGCCGCGGGGCTGCTGCCGCTGCGCCATGTGGAGTGGGGCGCCAACATGAACAATTTTTACTGCGCCGACTACGGCTGGGGCACGGCGATCACGCAGGCCTGTACCTACTGCGCGATGGACCGCCTTGGCATTGCACAGTACCTGTCGCGCATCGGCATGCTGCTTGACGGCAATACCGGCGTGGCGCTGGAGCGCGCCAAGGTGGCGTGGCTGGAGGGCGCTGCCTGGCAGCCGCTGCGCCGCTTTGTCGAGCACAGCTTCGTGATCGATGACTGGTTCGAGACCTTCGTCGCCCAGAACCTGGTGCTCGACGGGCTGCTCTACCCGCTCATCTACCAGCACGCCGATGCGGCGATCGTGCGCGCCTGTGGCACCGGCCTGGCCGTGCTGACCGAGTTCATGAACGACTGGCGCGACGAGCACGCGCGCTGGGTCGATGCGGTGATCCAGGCGGCCGCCGCCGAGTCCGAGGCTAACCGCGTGCTGCTGTCCGGCTGGGCGCGTGCCGCCACGGCGGAAGTGGCCGAGGCGCTGGTGCCCGTTGCCAGCGTGCTGACCAGCGAAGACGGCGCGCAGATGGTCGCGCTGTGCCGCGAACAGTTTGAAGTCCGGCTGCGCAAGCTCGGCCTTGCCGCCTGACCAGCCCGCCATCCGGAGACACGCCATGCAAGCCAACGTCTACATCGCCCTGCAGAACAACGACGACACCCGCCCGATCATCGACGCCATCACTGAAGCCAACCCGCACGCGGTGGTCTCGCAGTTCCCGGCCATGGTCAAGATCGACGCCCCCGGCCACCTGACCATCGTGCGCGAGCGCGTCGCCGACAAGCTCGGCCGCGACTGGGACCTGCAAGAGATCCACCTGAACCTGATCTCGCTGTGCGGGAACATCGACGAGGACGAAGACGCCTTCACCCTGCGCTGGAACGCCTGATCCGGCGGCGCCACAGAACACTACGGAGACATCATGGACGCACGCAAGAAGCTCAACCTGCGCGAGAAGTACGCCTCGATGACGCGGGACCTGTCCTGGGAAACCACCTATGAGCCGATGGACAAGGTCTTTCCCTTCGACAAGTACGAAGGCATCCGCATCCACGACTGGGACAAATGGGAAGACCCGTTCCGCATGACCATGGATGCGTACTGGAAATACCAGTCGGAGAAGGAGCGCAAGCTGTACGCGATCATCGACTCGTTCGTGCAGAACAACGGCCACCTGAACGTGTCCGACCCGCGCTACCTGAACGCGCTGCGGCTGTTCCTGACCGGCGTGACGCCGCTGGAATATGCCGCGCACCGCGGCTACGCGCACCTGGGCCGGCACTTCCGCGGCGTCGGCGCGCGCGTGGCGGCGCAGATGCAGTCGATCGACGAGCTGCGCCACGCCCAGACCCAGCTGCATACGCTGTCGGTCTATAACAAGTATTTCCACGGCTTTGGCGAATGGCGCCATATGCATGACCGGGTCTGGTACCTGTCCGTGCCCAAGTCGTACTTCGAAGACGCAATGAGCGCCGGGCCGTTCGAGTTCATCACGGCGATCTCGTTCTCGTTCGAATACGTGCTGACCAACCTGCTGTTCATGCCGTTCATGTCCGGTGCGGCCTACAACGGCGACATGGCGACCGTGACTTTCGGCTTCTCCGCGCAATCGGATGAGTCGCGCCACATGACGCTCGGGCTGGAAGTGGTCAAGTTCCTGTGCGAGCAGGACCCCGGCAATATCCCCATCCTGCAGAAGTGGCTGGACAAGTGGTTCTGGCGCGGCTTCCGCCTGCTGACGCTGGTCGGGATGATGATGGACTACATGCTGCCCAAGCGCGTGATGTCGTGGGGCGAGGCGTGGGAGATGTATTTTGAGCAGGCCGGCGGTGCGCTGTTCAAGGACCTGGAGCGTTACGGCCTGCGCATGCCCAAGTACCACGACGTGGCCACCAAGACCAAGGACCGCATTACGCACGAAGCCTGGGGCACCTTCTACAACTACGCCGCCGCGGCCGGCTTCCATACCTGGGTGCCGAAGGAAGACGAGATGGCGTGGCTGGCCGAGAAGTACCCGCAGACCTTCGATCGCTACTACAAGCCGCGGCTGGACCACTGGCAGGAGCGCCAGCAGGCCGGCGAGCGCTTCTACAACGCCACGCTGCCGATGCTGTGCCAGACCTGCCAGATCCCGATGGTGTTCTCCGAGCCGGACGACCCCACCCAGACCTGCTATCGCGAAAGCAGCTACCACGGCATGAAGTTCCATTTCTGCTCGGACGGCTGCAAGGACATCTTCGACGTCGAGCCCGCCAAGTACGCGCAGGCGTGGCTGCCGGTGCACCAGATCTACCAGGGCAACTGCGGCGGCGCCTCGCTGGACGACGTGCTCAAGTGGTACCGCCTGAATCCCGGCGCGGACAACCTCGACTTCGAGGGTTCGCAGGACCAGCGCAACTGGAACGCCTGGAAGGGCATCACCCCTGCCGCCTGACGCGCAGGCCATCAGAGAGACAAGGAGACAACCATGCCAGTCGTATCCATCGGCGACTATGCATTCGAGGCGGCCGACCGCGAATCCGTGTTCCACGGCAACCGCCTGCTCTACATCGGCTGGGACGGCCACCTGCTGTTCTGCGCGCCGCACTGCTTCCCGTTCCCGCCGTCGATGCCGCTGCGCGCGGTGGTGGAGGACGTGCTCCCCGGCGTCTACGGCTATCACCCGGACTTTGCCCGCATCGACTGGCAAAAGGTGGAGTGGCTGCGCGGCGGCCAGCCCTGGCAGCCCGACCTGGACCGCTCGCTGGAAGAGAACGGCCTGGGCCACAAGACCGTGATCCGCTTCCGCACGCCGGGCCTTGACGGCATCGGCGGAAGCCGCAGCTGAGCGCAGCGCAGCGCGCAACACCGGAAGGAGACCGAGATGTATTCGCTGACGATTGAACCGATCGGCCAGACCATCCCCATCGCGCCGGGGCAGACCGTGCTGGACGCCTGCCTGCGCAACGGCGTGTGGCTGCCGCACGCCTGCTGCCACGGCCTGTGCGCTACCTGCAAGGTGCAGGTGGTGGACGGCGAGGTCGACCAGGGCGAGGCCTCCAGCTTCGCGCTGATGGACTTCGAGCGCGACAACGGCCAGTGCCTGGCCTGCTGCGCCACCGCGCAGTCAGACCTGGTGATCGAAGCCGATATCGAGGAAGACGCCGACGCCGAGGGCCTGCCGCTGGACGACTATTGCGCGGAGGTGGTGGAGACGCGTGCGCTCACGCCGACCATCCTCGGCATCTGGCTCAAGCCCAGGGACGGCAAGCGCGCCGCGTTCCAGGCCGGGCAGTACCTGAACCTGATGGTGCCCGGCTGCGACCAGCCGCGCGCGTTCTCGCTGGCCAACCGGCCGGGCGAAGAGCTGGTGGAACTGCACGTGCGTCGCGTGGAAGGCGGCCCAGCCACCGCCTGGCTGCACGAACAGCTGGCGGTGGGCAACAAGCTGCGCTTCTCCGCCCCGTACGGGCGCTTCTTCGTGCGCAAGTCGGCGCAGGTGCCGATGCTGTTCCTGGCGGGCGGCTCGGGCCTGTCCAGCCCGCGCGCGATGATCCTGGACCTGCTGGCCGCCGGTGAAACGCTGCCGATCACGCTGGTCCAGGGCGCGCGCAACCGCGGCGAGCTGTATTACGACGACGAGTTCCACGCGCTGGCGCAGGCCCATCCCAACTTCCGCTACGTGCCGGCGCTGTCGGACGAACCCGCCGACAGCGGCTGGAACGGCGCGCGCGGCTACGTGCACGACGTGCTGCACCAGCTCTACGCGCAGGACGGCAGCGCCGACTTCCGCGGCCACAAGGCCTACCTGTGCGGCCCGCCGCCGATGATCGAGGCCTGCATCCGCACGCTGATGCAGGGGCGCCTGTTCGAGGCGGACATCCATACCGAGAAGTTCCTGTCGGCCGGTGACGCGCAGAACAGTGCGCGCAGTCCGCTGTTCAAGATCTGAGCAAGGAGGCCATGCATGCATACCGTCGAGATCGCCGGCAGCGGGCAGCGCTACGCCTGCGCGCCGGAGCAGAACCTGTTGCGGGCCATGGAAGTGCTGGGCCAGCGTGGCATTCCCGCCGGCTGCCGCGGTGGCGGCTGCGGCGTGTGCAAGGTACGCATTGAGGCCGGGCACTACCACGTGGGGAAGATGAGCCGGGCCTGCCTGTCCGAAGCGGAACAGCGCGACGGGCTGGTGCTGGCGTGCAAGACCTATCCCGACAGCGATATCCGGCTGCGCCCGGTGGCGCTGCTGCAGCGCTGCCTGGAGCGGTACGCGGCCAGGCGCGCGCAAGCATGAACCCGCATGACCACGCAGTAAAGACACACACAAGGAGACAGACATGGCATTGACAGGCGTATTGCGCCCGGGGCACGTGGCCCTGCGCGTGCTGGAGCTGGAGCCGGCGGTGAAGCACTACACCGAGGTACTCGGCCTGATCGAGACCGCCCGCGACGAACAGGGCCGGGTGTTCCTGAAGGCGTGGGACGAGCACGACCACCACAGCGTGGTGCTGCGCGAGGCCGACAGCCCGGGCATGGACTACATGGGCTTCCGCGTCGACAGCGGCCGCACGCTGGAGCGTCTGGCGCAGGAGGTCGAGCAATCCGGGCTGGCAACGGCCTACCAGTGGATCGCCGCGGGCGAGCATCCGCACACCGGCGTGCGTTTCCGCTTCACCATCCCCACCGGCCACGCCATCGAGCTGTTCGCCGAGAAGGACAAGCCCGGCTGCAAGACCGGCGACCTGAACCCGGACCCCTGGCCGGACGACCTGCGCGGCATGGCACCCAGCCGCTTTGACCACTGCCTGCTGTATGGCGACGATGTCGACGGCACGGTCAAGCTGTTCCGCGAGGTGCTGGGCTTCTCGATGGCCGAGCAGGTGGTGGCTGGCCCGGATGGCGAGATGCTGATCGGCGCCTTCCTGACGTGCTCGAACAAGGCGCACGACATCGCCTTTATCCGCCATCCGGAGAAGAACCGCTTCCACCATGCGTCGTTCCTGCTCGACAACTGGAGCGAGGTGCTGAAGGCGGCTGACATCATCTCCAAGAAGGATGTGTCGCTCGATATCGGGCCGACCCGTCACGGCATTACGCGCGGGGCGACGATTTATTTCTTCGATCCTTCAGGGAACCGCAACGAGGTGTTCTCCGGTGGCTATATCCACTATCCGGACAAGCCGACGATAACGTGGACGGACAACGAGTTGGGCAGGGCGATCTTCTATCACGACCGCAAGCTGAACGAGGCGTTCCTGAATGTGCTGACCTGAACGGAGCCCTTGGTTTGCTCCCCTCTCCCCGCAAGCGGGAGAGGGGACACTTCCACACAAGAGAACCAACATGAAAGACTTCAAGAACTTCATCAATGGCGAGTGGGTCGGCACCGCACGCACCTTCGAGAACCGCAACCCCGCCGACAACACCCTGATCGGCCACGTGCACGAAGCCGGCCAGGCCGAAGTCGATGCCGCCGTGCAGGCCGCGCGCAACGCCTTGCATGGCCCGTGGGGCCGCATGACGGTGGCGCAGCGCGTGGAGCTGCTGCACGCCGTCGCCGACGGCATCAACCGCCGCTTCGACGAGTTCGTGCAGGCCGAGATCGCCGACACCGGCAAGCCCTACGTCCTCGCCAGCCATATCGACATCCCGCGCGGCGCGGCCAATTTCAAGGTCTTTGCCGACCTGATCCGGAACGTGCCGACCGAGAGCTTCGCCATGGACACGCCGGACGGCGGCAAGGCCATCAACTACGCGGTGCGCAGCCCGCGCGGCGTGATCGGCGTGGTGTGCCCGTGGAACCTGCCGCTGCTGCTGATGACATGGAAGGTCGGGCCGGCGCTGGCATGCGGCAATACCGTGGTAGTCAAGCCGTCAGAGGAAACGCCCGCCACCGCCACGCTGCTGGGCGAGGTGATGAACGAGGCCGGCGTGCCGCCGGGCGTCTACAACGTCGTACACGGCTTCGGGCCGGACTCTGCCGGCGCCTTCCTGACCGGCCACCCGCAAGTCAACGGCATCACCTTCACGGGCGAGACCCGCACCGGCGAGGCCATCATGAAGGCAGCCGCCAATGGCGTGCGGCCGGTGTCGTTCGAACTGGGCGGCAAGAACGCCGGCATCGTGTTTGCCGATGCGGATTTCGACAAGGCCGTGGCCGGCATCACGCGCTCGGCATTCGAGAACAGCGGACAGGTCTGCCTTGGGACGGAGCGTGTCTACGTGCAGCGCCCGATCTTCGAGCGCTTTGTCGCCGCGCTGAAGGCGAAGGCCGAAGGCCTGAAGCTCGGGCGGCCGACCGACGATGGCGTCAACATGGGCCCGCTGGTCTCGCACGAGCATCGCGACAAGGTGCTGTCCTACTATCGCAAGGCCGCCGAAGCCGGCGCCACGGTCGTGACCGGCGGCGGCGTGCCGCAGATGCCGGGCGTGCTCGCCGAAGGCGCCTGGGTGCAGCCGACCATCTGGACCGGCCTGCCGGAGAGCGCGGCAGTGATCCGCGAAGAAATCTTCGGGCCGTGCTGCCATATCGCCCCGTTCGACACTGAAGAAGAAGTCATTGAACTGGCCAACGATACCCCATACGGCCTGGCGGCCACCGTCTGGACCAGCGACCTTGGCACCGCGCACCGCATGGGCAGCGCGCTGGAGGTCGGCATCTGCTGGATCAATGCCTGGTTCCTGCGCGACCTGCGCACGGCCTTCGGCGGCGCCAGGCAGTCCGGCATCGGCCGCGAAGGCGGCGTCCATTCGCTGGAGTTCTACACCGAACTGCGCAACGTCTGCGTCAAACTGTGAGTCCCATCATGCATAGCGAACTGATCCGCGAAATCGGCGCCAGCCTGCACCAGGCGCTTGCCACCCGGCACCCGCTGGCGCCGCTGACCGACTCCTGGCCCGACCTGACCATCGACGACGCCTACCGTATCCAGCTGGCCATGGTGCAGCACCGGCTCGACGCCGGCGAGCGCGTGGTCGGCAAGAAGATCGGCGTCACCAGCCGGGTGGTGATGGACATGCTCAACGTGCGCCAGCCTGACTTTGGCCACCTGCTGTCCGGCATGGTCTACCCGGACGGTGCCGCCATCGCCGCCGACACGCTGATCGCACCCAAGGCCGAGGGCGAGATCGCCTTCGTGCTGAAGGACGACCTCGAAGGCCCGGGGGTGACCAATGCCGACGTGCTGCGCGCGACCGCCTATGTGCTGCCGTGCTTCGAGATCGTCGACTCGCGCATCCGCGACTGGAAGATCCGCATCCAGGACACGGTGGCTGACAACGCGTCCTCCGGCGTCTTCGTGCTGGGCGACGCCGCGGTCGATGCGCGCAGCGTGGACCTGGGGACCGTCGGCATGACGCTGGAGAAAAACGGCGAGATCGTCGCCACCGGTGCCGGCGCCGCCGCACTGGGGCATCCCGTCAACGCGGTCGCATGGCTGGCCAACACGCTGGGAAGGCTGGGCATCGGCCTGAAGCGCGGCGAAGTGATCCTGTCCGGCTCGCTGGCCGCGATGGTGCCGGTGGCCGCCGGCGACCAGCTGCGCATCAGCCTGGGCGACATCGGCTCGGCCGGCGTGCGCTTCGTCTGATCACCTTTTATCGATTATCCGTGCAGGACAAGCCATGAACCTGACCCAAGAGACCATCGCCAGCCTTGCCGAGTTGCTGGAGAACGCCGAGCTGCAGCGCGAGGCGGTACCCAAGATCA includes the following:
- a CDS encoding phenol 2-monooxygenase (K16242: dmpN, poxD; phenol hydroxylase P3 protein [EC:1.14.13.-]) is translated as MDARKKLNLREKYASMTRDLSWETTYEPMDKVFPFDKYEGIRIHDWDKWEDPFRMTMDAYWKYQSEKERKLYAIIDSFVQNNGHLNVSDPRYLNALRLFLTGVTPLEYAAHRGYAHLGRHFRGVGARVAAQMQSIDELRHAQTQLHTLSVYNKYFHGFGEWRHMHDRVWYLSVPKSYFEDAMSAGPFEFITAISFSFEYVLTNLLFMPFMSGAAYNGDMATVTFGFSAQSDESRHMTLGLEVVKFLCEQDPGNIPILQKWLDKWFWRGFRLLTLVGMMMDYMLPKRVMSWGEAWEMYFEQAGGALFKDLERYGLRMPKYHDVATKTKDRITHEAWGTFYNYAAAAGFHTWVPKEDEMAWLAEKYPQTFDRYYKPRLDHWQERQQAGERFYNATLPMLCQTCQIPMVFSEPDDPTQTCYRESSYHGMKFHFCSDGCKDIFDVEPAKYAQAWLPVHQIYQGNCGGASLDDVLKWYRLNPGADNLDFEGSQDQRNWNAWKGITPAA
- a CDS encoding phenol hydroxylase (K16245: dmpO, poxE; phenol hydroxylase P4 protein), with protein sequence MPVVSIGDYAFEAADRESVFHGNRLLYIGWDGHLLFCAPHCFPFPPSMPLRAVVEDVLPGVYGYHPDFARIDWQKVEWLRGGQPWQPDLDRSLEENGLGHKTVIRFRTPGLDGIGGSRS
- a CDS encoding phenol hydroxylase (K16246: dmpP, poxF; phenol hydroxylase P5 protein) translates to MYSLTIEPIGQTIPIAPGQTVLDACLRNGVWLPHACCHGLCATCKVQVVDGEVDQGEASSFALMDFERDNGQCLACCATAQSDLVIEADIEEDADAEGLPLDDYCAEVVETRALTPTILGIWLKPRDGKRAAFQAGQYLNLMVPGCDQPRAFSLANRPGEELVELHVRRVEGGPATAWLHEQLAVGNKLRFSAPYGRFFVRKSAQVPMLFLAGGSGLSSPRAMILDLLAAGETLPITLVQGARNRGELYYDDEFHALAQAHPNFRYVPALSDEPADSGWNGARGYVHDVLHQLYAQDGSADFRGHKAYLCGPPPMIEACIRTLMQGRLFEADIHTEKFLSAGDAQNSARSPLFKI
- a CDS encoding catechol 2,3 dioxygenase (K00446: dmpB; catechol 2,3-dioxygenase [EC:1.13.11.2]); the protein is MALTGVLRPGHVALRVLELEPAVKHYTEVLGLIETARDEQGRVFLKAWDEHDHHSVVLREADSPGMDYMGFRVDSGRTLERLAQEVEQSGLATAYQWIAAGEHPHTGVRFRFTIPTGHAIELFAEKDKPGCKTGDLNPDPWPDDLRGMAPSRFDHCLLYGDDVDGTVKLFREVLGFSMAEQVVAGPDGEMLIGAFLTCSNKAHDIAFIRHPEKNRFHHASFLLDNWSEVLKAADIISKKDVSLDIGPTRHGITRGATIYFFDPSGNRNEVFSGGYIHYPDKPTITWTDNELGRAIFYHDRKLNEAFLNVLT
- a CDS encoding ferredoxin, which produces MHTVEIAGSGQRYACAPEQNLLRAMEVLGQRGIPAGCRGGGCGVCKVRIEAGHYHVGKMSRACLSEAEQRDGLVLACKTYPDSDIRLRPVALLQRCLERYAARRAQA
- the gabD gene encoding succinate-semialdehyde dehdyrogenase (catalyzes the formation of succinate from succinate semialdehyde; NADP dependent~K10217: dmpC; aminomuconate-semialdehyde dehydrogenase [EC:1.2.1.32]); the encoded protein is MKDFKNFINGEWVGTARTFENRNPADNTLIGHVHEAGQAEVDAAVQAARNALHGPWGRMTVAQRVELLHAVADGINRRFDEFVQAEIADTGKPYVLASHIDIPRGAANFKVFADLIRNVPTESFAMDTPDGGKAINYAVRSPRGVIGVVCPWNLPLLLMTWKVGPALACGNTVVVKPSEETPATATLLGEVMNEAGVPPGVYNVVHGFGPDSAGAFLTGHPQVNGITFTGETRTGEAIMKAAANGVRPVSFELGGKNAGIVFADADFDKAVAGITRSAFENSGQVCLGTERVYVQRPIFERFVAALKAKAEGLKLGRPTDDGVNMGPLVSHEHRDKVLSYYRKAAEAGATVVTGGGVPQMPGVLAEGAWVQPTIWTGLPESAAVIREEIFGPCCHIAPFDTEEEVIELANDTPYGLAATVWTSDLGTAHRMGSALEVGICWINAWFLRDLRTAFGGARQSGIGREGGVHSLEFYTELRNVCVKL